A window of Kribbella sp. NBC_00382 genomic DNA:
CCGGCGCGGCGGGCGGATGGGAAGAGGGTGTTCGACCACAACGCCTACTCGCCGCCCTGGTCGTTCATCACCGATCTGCTGGCGGGCACTGCCTGCGTGAAGGTCGCCCCTGGCATCCCGCACGAGGCAGTACCGGACGGCGTCGAGGCGGAGTGGGTCAGCGACGCAGGCGAGGTCAAAGAGGCAGCACTGTGGTCCGGCAAGCTCTACGCCGGTACTACGCGCCGCGCGACCCTCCTACCCAGCGGAGCGACAGTGACCTCGGCACCGGAGGTCGACAGCGCGCCGATCGGCCAGTACATCTATGAGCCCGACGGAGCCGTCGTCCGGGCCGGCCTGGTCACCGCAGTGGCCGAAGCCGTCGACGGCTGGCTGCTGGACCCGCGGATCGCCTACGTGAGCGCCGCCACTCTGATCCAGACCCCGCTGGCCTCGGCGTACGAGGTGATCGAAGAGCTGCCCTACAAGGAGAAAGTGCTGCGCTCCTGGGTGCGCAAACAAGGCATCGGGACGCTGGAGATCAAGAAACGCGGCGTGGACTTCGACCCCGCCGTCCTGCGCAAGAAGCTGGCCCCCAAAGGCCCGGAGAGCGCCACGCTGATCGTCACCCGGATCGGCCGAGACGCGGTCGCGTACTCCTGCCGCCGGGTCGTCCGGACCTGACTTGCGCTCACAGTAGATTCGAACATATGATCGATCTCACGAGCGGGCTCCTGGCCGGCTCGCCGACGGACGAGGTGCTGCGTCTGTTGCCGCCACCCCGGCCAGGAGCCCGCCACTAAGCGCCCGGCTAGAAGCGACCGACGACTCGCAGGGTCAGGCGGGCCTTGGCGATGTCGAGGATGCCGCGCAGGGCGCTGTCCGAGTGCTTCGAGTGCGGCAGCGGGTCCACCTGATCGGAGTCGAGGCTCGGGTTGTGGGTGGTACCGGCGGCGAAGTCTCGTACCAGGGCGTTCCAGTCCGGGCTGCGCTGGAGCATCGTGTGGTTCTCGTCTGCCACCGACAACAGCGCGACCGGTACTCCGGAAGCCCGCAACCGCTTGGCGTAGGCGGCGGTCTGCGCCGGGTCGGTGATCCGGTCGGCCGTGCCGTGGGCGAACACGACGGGTCCACGCAACTGCATCAGCGGCTCGCCGTCCGGCAGCCACGGCGCGAGCGCCAGCACACCGTCGACCAACCGATGGTTGCCCGCAGCAACGATGGCGCGTCCGCCCATCGAATGTCCGATCAGCACCACGCGGGTGATCCGCTCCGGCAGCCGGTCGAGCACCGCCCGAAGGTCAGCCGCCGGATCAGCGTCGGCGCCGTTCCACCCTCGATACCGATAACGCATCAACCCAACAGCAGCACCCGGAGCACCACCATGGGCAGCCAGGGCGCCGGCACGGGCGGCTCGAGCGAAGGGCCACATGCGCAGGATCGCTGGCCGCCAGGCGCCCGCCGGCTCGCGTGAGTTCTCCTCGCCACCGTGCGCCAGCAACACGAGCGACGTCGCATCAGCCGGCGCCACCAGCAGGTCGATCCGCGGAAAGCCCGCAGCCGAACTCACGAGCTGCTGCCGCGCGCAGAGCCGGACGCGGCAGAGGACGTGGCAGCCCCGGAAGCGGCAGAGACGGTGGAGGTGGCTGCCCCGGACGCGGCGACGGCGGGCGCGGCAGCCGGCTGACCGCCGTACAGCGTGGCTGGGTCTTGTTGCACCACCAGCATCCGGCTCGGGTCTGGCAGGTCGCCGAAGCCGTATGACCGGTACAAGTCGTGCGCATCAGCCGTCGCCAGCATCAACCGCCGCAGGCCACTCAACTCCGGGTGCTCCAGCAGCGTCGACACGACGAACTTCCCGAGCCCATGACCCCGATGCGACTCCAGCACGAACACATCCGCGATCCACGCGAACGTCGCCCGATCCGTCACCGCTCGCGCGTACGCCACCTGCGCGCCGGCCTCGTCGTACACCCCGAGATTCAACGACCCGGCGATCGCCCGCTCCACCACATCCCGCGGCACCCCCGGCGACCAGTACGCCGTACGCAGGAAGCCATGCACCACATCGACATCGATCCGCGCCGCATCGTCGTCGGCGACGAATCCGCCGTCGTGCTGCCACCTCACGAGTTCAGCACCGTCGTGATCGGCATCGACGAATCGGCCGGCAACCCCAACGGCGACGGCGCCTTCCCGGCCCGGACGAGCTCCGAACCCAACGCGGCCACCATCGCCCCGTTGTCCGTGCACAACCCTGGCCGCGGAACCCGTACCGCGATCCCTGCCGCCGTGCACCGTTCCTCAGCCATCGCCCGCAACCGCGAGTTCGCCGCGACGCCGCCGCCGATCAACAGATGCTCATAGCCACGGTCCTTGCAGGCGTCGATCGCCTTGCGCGTCAGCACATCGCAGACCGCCTCCTGGAAGGCTGCGGCGACATGGTTGATCGGTACGTCCTCGCCATCACGCCGCTTAGCCTCGACCCAGCGCGCGACGGCGGTCTTCAAACCGGAGAAGGAGAAGTCGAAGCGGTGCCGCTCCAGGTCCTTCTGGCTGGTCAGCCCGCGCGGGAACTTCACGTAGAGCGCGTCCCCACCGTCCCGTGCCGCCTTGTCGACATATGGACCTCCGGGGAACGGGAGTCCGAGCACCCGCGCGACCTTGTCGAACGCCTCGCCGGCC
This region includes:
- a CDS encoding alpha/beta hydrolase family protein, which translates into the protein MSSAAGFPRIDLLVAPADATSLVLLAHGGEENSREPAGAWRPAILRMWPFARAARAGALAAHGGAPGAAVGLMRYRYRGWNGADADPAADLRAVLDRLPERITRVVLIGHSMGGRAIVAAGNHRLVDGVLALAPWLPDGEPLMQLRGPVVFAHGTADRITDPAQTAAYAKRLRASGVPVALLSVADENHTMLQRSPDWNALVRDFAAGTTHNPSLDSDQVDPLPHSKHSDSALRGILDIAKARLTLRVVGRF
- a CDS encoding class I SAM-dependent methyltransferase, coding for MTPDSISLLLAPAGAEVLAEACAGFTPRGELRLVEKLRRQYDADVVTAAVTQASLRHRAVAKFGAEDAARMYFTPDGLEQATRTTVGVHRAARIAATLPGATVVDLGCGIGGDLISAARAGLRVTGVERDPATASAAQANLAALGLPGEVLVGDAEAQDCSEYEVVFADPARRADGKRVFDHNAYSPPWSFITDLLAGTACVKVAPGIPHEAVPDGVEAEWVSDAGEVKEAALWSGKLYAGTTRRATLLPSGATVTSAPEVDSAPIGQYIYEPDGAVVRAGLVTAVAEAVDGWLLDPRIAYVSAATLIQTPLASAYEVIEELPYKEKVLRSWVRKQGIGTLEIKKRGVDFDPAVLRKKLAPKGPESATLIVTRIGRDAVAYSCRRVVRT
- a CDS encoding GNAT family N-acetyltransferase gives rise to the protein MRWQHDGGFVADDDAARIDVDVVHGFLRTAYWSPGVPRDVVERAIAGSLNLGVYDEAGAQVAYARAVTDRATFAWIADVFVLESHRGHGLGKFVVSTLLEHPELSGLRRLMLATADAHDLYRSYGFGDLPDPSRMLVVQQDPATLYGGQPAAAPAVAASGAATSTVSAASGAATSSAASGSARGSSS
- the tsaD gene encoding tRNA (adenosine(37)-N6)-threonylcarbamoyltransferase complex transferase subunit TsaD, with the protein product MSENEPLILGIETSCDETGVGIVRGQTLLADAIASSVEEHARFGGVVPEVASRAHLEAMVPTIRRACETAGIKPTDVDAIAVTSGPGLAGALLVGVAAAKGLALSLEKPLYGVNHLAAHVAVDTLEHGDIPKGAIAMLVSGGHSSLLAVEDITVGVEPMGSTIDDAAGEAFDKVARVLGLPFPGGPYVDKAARDGGDALYVKFPRGLTSQKDLERHRFDFSFSGLKTAVARWVEAKRRDGEDVPINHVAAAFQEAVCDVLTRKAIDACKDRGYEHLLIGGGVAANSRLRAMAEERCTAAGIAVRVPRPGLCTDNGAMVAALGSELVRAGKAPSPLGLPADSSMPITTVLNS